From Nitrososphaerales archaeon, one genomic window encodes:
- a CDS encoding flavin reductase family protein, which yields MKAVDPSVVHRLFYPGVPALLCSSSGGSVSAMPVVSYTSISAEPPLIGIACAPRSFTLKLAIASGAFSLCFLDKRRAEAMSFLATHTGRGMTDKLAAAGLAHRRGRKVGAPVVSDSVAAVECSVRSHRRVGDHVFLIGGVESAYASGDFRGYWRFKNYAPILYAGWQGGFSTYRTASRRT from the coding sequence TTGAAAGCCGTCGACCCATCCGTCGTCCACAGGCTGTTCTATCCGGGCGTCCCAGCCCTCCTCTGCTCTTCGTCTGGCGGATCAGTTTCAGCCATGCCAGTCGTGTCGTACACCTCCATCTCCGCCGAGCCGCCTCTCATCGGCATCGCGTGCGCCCCGCGCAGTTTCACCCTCAAGCTTGCGATCGCTTCGGGGGCGTTCAGCCTCTGCTTCCTCGACAAGAGGCGGGCGGAGGCCATGTCATTCCTCGCAACGCACACAGGCCGCGGGATGACTGACAAGCTCGCAGCAGCAGGTCTCGCCCACAGGCGAGGCAGGAAGGTCGGCGCGCCCGTCGTCTCAGACTCCGTCGCTGCCGTCGAGTGCTCAGTTCGCTCGCATCGAAGGGTCGGTGACCACGTCTTCCTAATCGGCGGGGTGGAATCTGCGTACGCTTCCGGCGACTTCCGCGGCTACTGGCGCTTCAAGAACTACGCTCCCATACTCTACGCGGGCTGGCAGGGAGGGTTCAGCACGTACAGGACAGCTAGCCGTAGGACCTGA